A window of the Ipomoea triloba cultivar NCNSP0323 chromosome 14, ASM357664v1 genome harbors these coding sequences:
- the LOC116003664 gene encoding metalloendoproteinase 2-MMP-like isoform X2 has translation MKAYIFLGFYTLLLSFSSILNPSSAHFFPNISSIPRTLVGNGSAGWDVFQKFLGSHTGKNIAGLAKLKNYFQHFGYINASFASNFTDDFDDILKSAVKTYQLNFNLKPTGELDAPTIGHLVIPRCGNADIINGNFKAGSSNGTAPGVAHYSFFQGQPRWPAGKTELTFAFLPENQLSDVVKGVFARAFDRWSEVTPLTFTETASFSAADIRVGFFRGDHGDGDPFDGALGTLAHAFSPPDGRLHMDGDENWVLDGDFLSSAGSVLSATDLESVAVHEIGHILGLGHSSVEGAIMYPTLPAMTRKVELTDDDIQGVQELYGSNPNPNGALPTLTPSNQRDTSGSAIVSDAYWVHKFLLVIVLLPISLF, from the exons ATGAAAGCTTATATATTTCTTGGATTTTATACTTTACTCCTTTCGTTTTCAAGCATTCTAAATCCAAGCAGTGCCCATTTCTTCCCAAACATTTCATCCATTCCTCGTACATTGGTCGGAAATGGCAGCGCCGGCTGGGACGTTTTCCAGAAATTTCTGGGCTCCCACACCGGCAAGAACATAGCCGGATTAGCAAAACTCAAGAATTATTTCCAGCATTTCGGCTACATTAACGCCTCTTTCGCCTCCAACTTCACCGACGACTTTGACGATATTCTCAAGTCCGCCGTCAAAACTTATCAGCTCAACTTCAACCTTAAACCCACCGGCGAGCTCGACGCGCCGACCATCGGGCATTTGGTCATACCCAGATGCGGAAATGCGGATATCATAAATG GCAACTTTAAGGCGGGGTCGTCGAATGGAACTGCCCCGGGCGTGGCGCATTACTCCTTCTTTCAGGGCCAGCCGCGGTGGCCGGCGGGAAAGACGGAGCTGACCTTCGCGTTCCTGCCGGAGAATCAGCTCTCCGACGTGGTGAAGGGGGTTTTTGCTCGGGCGTTTGACCGGTGGTCGGAAGTGACGCCGTTGACTTTCACGGAAACGGCGTCGTTCAGTGCAGCGGATATTCGGGTCGGGTTTTTCAGAGGGGATCACGGCGACGGGGACCCGTTCGACGGCGCGTTGGGGACGCTGGCCCACGCGTTTTCCCCGCCGGACGGGCGGCTCCACATGGACGGCGACGAGAATTGGGTGCTCGACGGCGACTTCTTGAGCTCGGCCGGGTCGGTCTTATCCGCCACGGATCTGGAGTCGGTTGCGGTTCATGAAATCGGGCATATATTGGGTTTGGGTCACTCGTCGGTGGAAGGGGCAATCATGTACCCGACATTGCCGGCGATGACCCGGAAAGTGGAGCTGACCGACGATGATATTCAAGGGGTCCAAGAGCTTTACGGGTCGAACCCGAACCCAAATGGTGCATTGCCGACGTTGACTCCCAGTAACCAGAGGGACACAAGTGGCTCCGCCATTGTTTCTGATGCTTATTGGGTTCATAAGTTTTTATTGGTTATTGTATTATTAcctatatctcttttttaa
- the LOC116003664 gene encoding metalloendoproteinase 2-MMP-like isoform X1, whose protein sequence is MKAYIFLGFYTLLLSFSSILNPSSAHFFPNISSIPRTLVGNGSAGWDVFQKFLGSHTGKNIAGLAKLKNYFQHFGYINASFASNFTDDFDDILKSAVKTYQLNFNLKPTGELDAPTIGHLVIPRCGNADIINVRTGNFKAGSSNGTAPGVAHYSFFQGQPRWPAGKTELTFAFLPENQLSDVVKGVFARAFDRWSEVTPLTFTETASFSAADIRVGFFRGDHGDGDPFDGALGTLAHAFSPPDGRLHMDGDENWVLDGDFLSSAGSVLSATDLESVAVHEIGHILGLGHSSVEGAIMYPTLPAMTRKVELTDDDIQGVQELYGSNPNPNGALPTLTPSNQRDTSGSAIVSDAYWVHKFLLVIVLLPISLF, encoded by the exons ATGAAAGCTTATATATTTCTTGGATTTTATACTTTACTCCTTTCGTTTTCAAGCATTCTAAATCCAAGCAGTGCCCATTTCTTCCCAAACATTTCATCCATTCCTCGTACATTGGTCGGAAATGGCAGCGCCGGCTGGGACGTTTTCCAGAAATTTCTGGGCTCCCACACCGGCAAGAACATAGCCGGATTAGCAAAACTCAAGAATTATTTCCAGCATTTCGGCTACATTAACGCCTCTTTCGCCTCCAACTTCACCGACGACTTTGACGATATTCTCAAGTCCGCCGTCAAAACTTATCAGCTCAACTTCAACCTTAAACCCACCGGCGAGCTCGACGCGCCGACCATCGGGCATTTGGTCATACCCAGATGCGGAAATGCGGATATCATAAATG TGAGGACAGGCAACTTTAAGGCGGGGTCGTCGAATGGAACTGCCCCGGGCGTGGCGCATTACTCCTTCTTTCAGGGCCAGCCGCGGTGGCCGGCGGGAAAGACGGAGCTGACCTTCGCGTTCCTGCCGGAGAATCAGCTCTCCGACGTGGTGAAGGGGGTTTTTGCTCGGGCGTTTGACCGGTGGTCGGAAGTGACGCCGTTGACTTTCACGGAAACGGCGTCGTTCAGTGCAGCGGATATTCGGGTCGGGTTTTTCAGAGGGGATCACGGCGACGGGGACCCGTTCGACGGCGCGTTGGGGACGCTGGCCCACGCGTTTTCCCCGCCGGACGGGCGGCTCCACATGGACGGCGACGAGAATTGGGTGCTCGACGGCGACTTCTTGAGCTCGGCCGGGTCGGTCTTATCCGCCACGGATCTGGAGTCGGTTGCGGTTCATGAAATCGGGCATATATTGGGTTTGGGTCACTCGTCGGTGGAAGGGGCAATCATGTACCCGACATTGCCGGCGATGACCCGGAAAGTGGAGCTGACCGACGATGATATTCAAGGGGTCCAAGAGCTTTACGGGTCGAACCCGAACCCAAATGGTGCATTGCCGACGTTGACTCCCAGTAACCAGAGGGACACAAGTGGCTCCGCCATTGTTTCTGATGCTTATTGGGTTCATAAGTTTTTATTGGTTATTGTATTATTAcctatatctcttttttaa